A genomic region of Metopolophium dirhodum isolate CAU chromosome 1, ASM1992520v1, whole genome shotgun sequence contains the following coding sequences:
- the LOC132936593 gene encoding uncharacterized protein LOC132936593, translating into MDEDCGSINISPMKRNPRGKFVGSRQKLMIVNLYKTKMAKQDNADGPKLKAKEIIKQISEESGIGQRTVSVTLSEYRNKGSVSSPNKTKIRPTVTEKVDDFDQNAIRKKVHEFWHRREIPTLKKILTTVNEDTTLPNFSETTLRRLLKHLNFEYVRKSRNSALIERIDIVCWRRRYLESIKEYRQLGRPIYYLDETWVNAGETTSKTWVDKTVKSPRDAFLRGLTTGQKEPSGKGKRLIVVHIGSSDGFVVGGLLCFESKKNTDDYHDEMNGDTFYDWFANILPLLRENAVIVMDNASYHSVKKHTFPVRSWKKQDIIDWLTDKGEVIDKPMVKEQLLDRAQILKSQYNEYVIDELAKSANKTVLRLPPYHCELNPIELAWASVKNYVRMNNRTYKINDVKKLLEEGVERVTPDMWKNFVGHIIKVEDKFWEVDFISNELLDAEVTPHVLTITGDTSDSYSDSD; encoded by the exons ATGGACGAAGACTGTGGATCCATCAACATTTCACCGATGAAAAGAAATCCTCGTGGAAAA tttgttgGTTCTCGACAGAAATTGATGATCGTAAACCTTTACAAGACTAAAATGGCTAAGCAAGACAATGCAGACGGCCCAAAATTAAAAGCGAAGGAGATTATTAAGCAAATATCCGAAGAGAGTGGTATAGGGCAAAGGACAGTGAGTGTTACTCTATCGGAATACCGAAATAAAGGCAGTGTATCATCACCTAACAAAACCAAAATCCGACCAACTGTTACGGAAAAAGTTGATGATTTTGACCAAAATGCCATTAGGAAAAAAGTACACGAGTTTTGGCACAGGCGAGAAATTCCAActttaaagaaaattttaactACGGTCAACGAAGATACAACATTACCAAATTTTTCCGAAACAACATTACGTAGACTTTTAAAACATCTCAATTTTGAGTATGTTCGAAAATCTCGTAATAGCGCTCTTATTGAACGAATTGATATTGTGTGTTGGCGTCGAAGGTACTTGGAGTCCATAAAAGAATACCGTCAGTTAGGTAGACCCATCTATTATCTGGACGAGACATGGGTGAATGCTGGTGAAACCACATCGAAAACATGGGTCGATAAAACTGTGAAGTCACCACGAGACGCATTCCTAAGAGGATTAACGACTGGACAAAAGGAACCGTCCGGTAAAGGAAAACGTCTCATCGTGGTACACATAGGTTCATCTGACGGCTTTGTTGTTGGtggattattatgttttgaatcgaaaaaaaatacagacGATTACCACGATGAGATGAACGGTGATACCTTTTATGACTGGTTCGCCAACATTTTACCGCTACTTCGTGAAAATGCCGTTATAGTCATGGACAACGCGTCGTATCATTCTGTGAAGAAGCACACGTTTCCAGTAAGATCTTGGAAAAAACAAGACATCATTGATTGGTTGACAGATAAAGGCGAGGTAATAGATAAACCAATGGTCAAGGAACAACTGTTGGATCGAGcgcaaattttaaaatcacagTATAATGAATATGTGATAGACGAATTGGCGAAATCTGCAAATAAAACTGTGTTACGCCTACCCCCGTATCACTGTGAATTAAATCCAATAGAACTTGCGTGGGCGTCGGTGAAAAATTATGTTAGAATGAACAATcgtacttataaaattaatgacgTTAAGAAATTATTAGAAGAAGGAGTCGAACGGGTTACGCCCGATATGTGGAAGAACTTTGTTGGCCATATCATTAAGGTAGAAGATAAATTCTGGGAGGTAGATTTTATATCCAACGAATTGTTAGATGCTGAAGTAACACCACACGTTCTAACAATTACGGGTGACACGTCTGATTCATATTCCGATtccgattaa
- the LOC132953699 gene encoding uncharacterized protein LOC132953699 → MWREHRKDNLNEIKNSETNIWLAGDGQFDSPGFCAKYCTYSVMDLHSSKIIDFNLVQKGMGSGDLERKACESLIDKLIEEENCNIKLFLTDRHRGIRYFLRTKYPQIEHEFDVWHLSKSLSKRLKGLDKKYPDAYLWKTSINNHLCNVHEWEDNGKTKKCEHEKLNDEDLKKKLWIHPNSESYFALKKIIMAKDLLKDLQHAKHFVHTGRLESYHNVRLKYMPKRIHLKFNGMYLRSIIAILDHNYNVNKTLIGDKLVFSKPIGRYTLKNRYKNPSNN, encoded by the exons ATGTGGCGTGAACACCGAAAAgacaatttaaatgaaattaaaaattctgaaacAAATATTTGGTTGGCCGGAGATGGGCAATTTGATTCCCCGGGTTTCTGCGCAAAATATTGCACTTACTCAGTAATGGACTTACATAGcagtaaaataattgattttaatttagtcCAAAAAGGTATGGGTTCTGGGGATTTGGAACGAAAAGCTTGCGAATCGTTAATCGATAAATTAATTGAAgaagaaaattgtaatataaaactatttctaACGGATCGACATAGaggtattcgatattttttacgTACAAAATATCCTCAAATTGAACATGAATTTGATGTATGGCATTTGTCTAAGAGTTTGTCGAAAAGATTGAAAGGACTTGACAAAAAATATCCAGATGCATATTTATGGAAAACGAGCATAAATAACCATTTATG TAATGTGCACGAATGGGAAGATAAtggcaaaacaaaaaaatgtgaacACGAAAAGTTAAACGATgaagacttaaaaaaaaagctttgGATACATCCTAATAGTGAGTCTTACtttgcgttaaaaaaaattattatggctAAAGATTTGTTAAAAGATTTACAACACGCAAAACATTTTGTACATACTGGTCGCTTGGAGTCCTACCATAACGTTCGCTTGAAATATATGCCCAAAAGAATACATCTCAAGTTTAATGGAATGTATTTACGTTCGATAATTGCCATTCTCGAtcacaattataatgtaaacaaaacaCTCATAGGAGATAAATTGGTTTTTTCAAAGCCAATCGGCCGTTACACATTAAAAAATCGTTACAAAAATCCATCAAACAATTGA
- the LOC132953700 gene encoding uncharacterized protein LOC132953700 has translation MSNDLECMCCSEFDYVKQLLDSKKCVTATASFEKIILAEEILNITRQQMIMKTKNKLKKKQLSALEVPNKTWRYICYVQFTHWVNSWTSLGKGVRVVIPACVINKIRNKYPEKDGLYVGFKKSNT, from the exons ATGTCGAACGATTTAGAATGCATGTGTTGTTCAGAATTTGATTACGTAAAACAATTATTGGattcaaaaaaatgtgttacTGCTACTGCTtcctttgaaaaaattattttagctgaagaaatattgaatattactcGCCAACAGATgattatgaaaactaaaaataaattgaagaaaAAGCAGTTGAGCGCGTTAGAAGTACCGAATAAAACATGGAGATATATTTGTTATGTTCAGTTTACTCATTGGGTTAATTCATGGACTTCATTGGGaaaag gagTCAGAGTTGTCATTCCTGCATGTgtcataaacaaaataagaaataagtACCCGGAAAAAGATGGACTGTATGTTGGtttcaaaaaatcaaataca